A single Methylobacterium sp. 17Sr1-1 DNA region contains:
- a CDS encoding acyloxyacyl hydrolase gives MRVTLPSLAAAITTAVVLAAPATQAADPSALVPDYRPPVQPLSIVSEFRIGGSAQDPGSNEKNTSNINGELLFAKPVTGLDRFWAAFVPRPTVGGSYNVDGRTSYAYLGATWTFDITDRIFVEGFFGAGFHDGWTGPKNNVPKTFNSLGCNPLFREAAGVGYRINEHWSIMATIEHMSNAGLCVNNRGLTNFGGKIAYTF, from the coding sequence GGCCACACAGGCCGCCGATCCCTCGGCCCTGGTGCCCGACTACCGGCCGCCGGTTCAGCCCCTCAGCATCGTCTCGGAGTTCCGCATCGGCGGCTCCGCCCAGGATCCGGGCAGCAACGAGAAGAACACCAGCAACATTAACGGCGAGTTGCTGTTCGCCAAGCCGGTCACCGGGCTGGACCGGTTCTGGGCCGCCTTCGTGCCGCGCCCGACCGTCGGCGGCAGCTACAACGTCGACGGCCGCACGAGCTACGCCTATCTCGGCGCGACCTGGACCTTCGACATCACCGACCGGATCTTCGTCGAGGGCTTCTTCGGCGCGGGCTTCCACGACGGCTGGACGGGGCCGAAGAACAACGTGCCCAAGACCTTCAATTCGCTCGGCTGCAACCCGCTGTTCCGCGAGGCGGCCGGCGTCGGCTACCGCATCAACGAGCACTGGAGCATCATGGCGACGATCGAGCACATGTCGAACGCCGGCCTGTGCGTCAACAACCGCGGCCTGACCAATTTCGGCGGCAAGATCGCGTACACGTTCTGA